tattgtgTATGCCATATGATTTAAGGTCAGCAGGATCCTCATGTCTTTGGCAACATTTTACCACCTAGTATTTTGCCTAGGGCTGCCTTCATGTCCTTGTTCCTCAGACTATAGATGAAAGGGTTCAGGCTGGGAGGTAATATAGAGTATAATGCAGACATGAAGAGATTCAGTGATGATGCAGACTTAGAATTAGTCCCTAAATAATTGGCAATaccagaaaagagaaacaatatcACTACAGTGAGATGGGGTACACAAGTAGAGAAAGTTTTGAACCTGCCTTGTGCAGATGGAATCCTTAGGACAGCtgagaaaatgtaaatataagaGGCAATCAGGAAAAGAAAGCATACAGAAGCAAAAGTACAGCTAGTGACAATAAATGCATATTCTAGAATTTGCTCTCCTGAACAAGCAAGTGTGAGCACTGAAGGAATgtcacagaagaactgatgcacTATATAGGGCCCACAGAAACGCACAGAGAATGTACCTGCAACATGAATGGATCCATAGACACACCCACTAGCCCACgatgctgtcaccatctgcagacaGGTGCCTCTATTCATGATTGTCTCATAGTACAGAGGATGGCAGATGGCAACATAGCGGTCATAAGACATCACTATAAGGAGGGCATACTCTGTGccagccaaaaaaatgaaaagaaaaatttgtgaGGCACATCCCAGGAAAGATATGGAATGGTTTTTGGTCAGAGAGTTTATGATGGATTTGGGCACAGTGACAGAGATGTAGCAGATATCAATCAAGGACAAATTCTttaggaagaaatacatgggcGACTGGAGACGCCGGTCAGTGGTGGTGAGAATAATAATGAGGAGGTTCCCCATCAGTGCTGTCAGGTAACtcaggaagaagaatggaacatAGAGTCCTTGTAGTACCTGATCATCAGTGAATCCCCTGAGCAAAAATTCTGTTATAGTGGTAATGTTGGTTAATTTCTCAGTCATGCTGattcttatctgtaaaaataaagattatactagtaactcattcattcagctaTGGTAACATTCACTTTTATTAAAACTCTTGATATGACATGGCCCTAGGCATAGTTCATGAGAGTAACACTGGGAAAGTGCAGTGATATCCTTTATTATATTAACAGAGAGTAGatggaaata
This genomic window from Cervus canadensis isolate Bull #8, Minnesota chromosome 4, ASM1932006v1, whole genome shotgun sequence contains:
- the LOC122440879 gene encoding olfactory receptor 14A16-like, translated to MTEKLTNITTITEFLLRGFTDDQVLQGLYVPFFFLSYLTALMGNLLIIILTTTDRRLQSPMYFFLKNLSLIDICYISVTVPKSIINSLTKNHSISFLGCASQIFLFIFLAGTEYALLIVMSYDRYVAICHPLYYETIMNRGTCLQMVTASWASGCVYGSIHVAGTFSVRFCGPYIVHQFFCDIPSVLTLACSGEQILEYAFIVTSCTFASVCFLFLIASYIYIFSAVLRIPSAQGRFKTFSTCVPHLTVVILFLFSGIANYLGTNSKSASSLNLFMSALYSILPPSLNPFIYSLRNKDMKAALGKILGGKMLPKT